Genomic segment of Aulosira sp. FACHB-615:
CTAATTAACCGGACATGATATTAAACCCTATCTTAGCTTGATAAGTTTGATAAAACAAAGCGTAACCCAACAAAAATTCGGCTATATTTTAATTATCTATTAGCAAAAAATGGTAATCAATATTTTAAATCTATGAACATTCAGCTTGTTGAATCTTTAGTTAATGCCATCAAAGCTTTATCTGTTGAAGAACAAGAACTATTGAAGCAAAAGTTAGCGCATAAATCTAATTGGCAAGATTTACGTACCAAAATTTTAACTAATGCTCAAGCTATCCAACAAAGATATAATGGTCAACCCTTTGAGCCAGATATTGACCAAATAATTTATCAAATGCGAGAAGAACGAGACCAACAATTGTTAGCAGATTAGTTACTCAGTCAAAAATAACTATGAATACAATATTTATTTGTGTAGATGCTAATTTTTTAATTAAATTAGTTACTTATACCTCAAAAACATCCCCATATTTAGCTTTGTGGGATAATTGGGAGCAGAACCAAGCTCAGATTATTGCTCCAACTCTTTTATGCTACGAAGTCACAAATGTATTTCATAGAATGCAACTGGCAAAACAATTATTGCAGACAGAAGCTCAAAAATGTATCAATAATGTTTTAAATTTATCTATTCAATTTTACAGTGATCAGCAACTTCATCAACAGGCTTGGGAAATCGCACAACAACTCAACCTCCCAGCTACTTATGATGCTCATTATTTGGCGTTAGCCCAAAGATTTCAGGCAAATTTCTACACAGGTGATAAACGTTTATTTAACAAAGTTCATTCTGTTTTGCCTTGGGTTCATTTAGTTGAATAATTCTTTGGGAAAGCTGCGCGTTAAGGGAGCATCCCACTTTTTTATGTGTTATTGCGAGGAACAAAGCAATCGCAAAATCTTACTATTTTGAACGAGTGCATGAGATTGCTACCCTGCGGGAAGTCTTACGCCTACGTCGTTCCTCTGGAGCGAGACGCTACGCGTAGCTTGTTTCTCCGAAGGAGTACGCAATGACAATTATCCTCTATGTGAAAACTAAAAACTGGGATGCACCCGCGCGTTAAGTTGTTTTACCAACTAATATTTAAAGTTGCTGTCGTTAGGACAAAAGATTCCGTCGTTAGGACAAAAGGTTCTGTCGTTAGGACAAAAGGTTCTGTCGTTAGGACAAAAAGTTCTGTCGTTAGGACAAAAGATTCCGTCGTTAGGACAATAAATCCAGTCCTTGACATCTAAACAAAATATATATTTCTAGCTTTTATTCTCTCTACTCCCGCACTTATTTTTAGCAGAGATATTACTGATGCACAAAATCTAAACACCACCAGATTTTGTCAAATATACTGACGCAAAATTTAATGCAATTAAGACAAACTAGCTTTAGCAAAGTTTATTAAGCAAATAATTATGTCTCAAAAAAGACGCACATCTCGCATTGTCGAAAAAGCTGAGTTGAGAGTATCTGGACTTAAGGCGATTGACCCAAATATGGATTTTGGCGATAATCGCAATCTACAAAATATGATTCAATTAATTGAGCAATATCGCGCTAAACTTAATGCTTATAATACGGCTCTTGTTGTCATAGATTCAACTAAACTTGAAATGGAACAATTGGAAAAAAGTTTAGGTGAATTAAATGATAGAATGCTAATTGGCGTTGCTTTTAAATATGGTAAAGATA
This window contains:
- a CDS encoding type II toxin-antitoxin system VapC family toxin, with protein sequence MNTIFICVDANFLIKLVTYTSKTSPYLALWDNWEQNQAQIIAPTLLCYEVTNVFHRMQLAKQLLQTEAQKCINNVLNLSIQFYSDQQLHQQAWEIAQQLNLPATYDAHYLALAQRFQANFYTGDKRLFNKVHSVLPWVHLVE